Proteins encoded within one genomic window of Bradyrhizobium sp. 186:
- the flgK gene encoding flagellar hook-associated protein FlgK: MGLSSALASAMSGLRANQAALSIVSSNVANSQTPGYVVQTPNQIEVTTGDFGSTAMTTGVSRELDTYVLNQLRTETGGSGYADQMANILKQLQNVYGTPGNSGTLETALNNFTTALQALSTSAGSSSAQTVALGAAQTLAQQLNLTTKGIQSLRSNVEQDLGTSAQQANAAMQQVADINTKLQGLSANDPSAATLMDQRDQAINTLSKYVDVRVTTDGSNQANIYTTTGIQLVGAGLASHFTFASAGALSATSLYNIDPAKSGVGAFNIKLPNGSSVDVVANNVVSSGQIAADLKLRDQTLVQAQNQIDQLAATMSSALSDKTTAGSTVSGPPAGFDLDLAGAAPGNSVNIAYTDTATNTQRQITLVNVTDPAALPLQNATNANPMQIGVNFSGGIGAIASALNTALSGSHLSFAAAPSPATATTLRVTDDNTGLAKVNSSSITKTISSLTSGNPQLPLFTDGGQALYTGAITASGSQMTGLAGRIAVNTQLTTDPTRMSVYGTSPVTPAGDTTRSDFLYSQLTTAVFSYSPQTGLGSSSQPFSGNVSNYLQQFLSVQGNAATQATQLQEGQSVVVSTLQAKFNSTSSVNLDSEMSNLIQLQNAYAANAHVMSVVQSMMNTLLQAQG; this comes from the coding sequence ATGGGTTTGAGTTCAGCCCTCGCCAGTGCGATGAGCGGTCTGCGCGCCAATCAAGCCGCGCTCTCGATCGTGTCCTCGAACGTCGCGAATTCGCAGACGCCGGGTTACGTCGTCCAGACGCCGAACCAGATCGAAGTCACCACCGGCGACTTCGGCTCGACGGCGATGACGACCGGCGTCAGCCGGGAGCTCGACACTTACGTGCTGAATCAGCTGCGCACCGAGACCGGCGGCAGCGGCTACGCCGACCAGATGGCCAACATCTTGAAGCAGCTTCAGAACGTCTATGGCACGCCCGGCAATAGCGGCACGCTCGAAACCGCGCTGAACAATTTCACCACCGCGCTCCAGGCGCTGTCGACGAGCGCGGGCTCGTCGTCGGCGCAGACGGTCGCCTTGGGCGCGGCGCAGACGTTGGCGCAGCAGCTCAACCTCACCACCAAGGGCATCCAGTCGCTCCGTTCCAACGTCGAGCAGGATCTCGGCACCTCGGCGCAGCAGGCCAACGCGGCGATGCAGCAGGTTGCCGACATCAACACCAAGCTCCAGGGCCTGTCGGCGAACGACCCCTCGGCTGCGACGCTGATGGACCAGCGCGACCAGGCCATCAATACGCTGTCGAAATATGTCGACGTCCGCGTCACCACCGACGGTTCGAACCAGGCCAACATCTACACCACCACCGGTATCCAGCTGGTCGGCGCCGGGCTTGCCTCGCACTTCACCTTTGCTTCTGCCGGTGCCCTTTCGGCGACATCGCTCTACAACATCGATCCGGCCAAGTCCGGCGTCGGTGCGTTCAACATCAAGCTTCCGAACGGATCGTCGGTCGACGTCGTCGCCAACAACGTGGTCTCCTCGGGCCAGATCGCGGCCGATCTGAAGCTGCGCGACCAGACGCTGGTGCAGGCGCAGAACCAGATCGACCAGCTCGCCGCGACGATGTCGAGCGCGCTGTCGGACAAGACCACGGCTGGCAGCACGGTCTCCGGTCCGCCGGCCGGGTTCGATCTCGACCTCGCCGGGGCAGCGCCGGGCAACAGCGTCAACATCGCCTACACGGACACGGCCACCAACACGCAGCGCCAGATCACGCTGGTCAACGTGACCGATCCGGCGGCGCTGCCGCTCCAGAACGCCACCAACGCCAATCCGATGCAGATCGGGGTGAACTTCTCCGGCGGCATCGGCGCGATCGCCTCCGCGCTCAACACCGCGCTGTCCGGCTCGCATCTGTCGTTCGCCGCCGCCCCGTCGCCGGCGACGGCCACCACGCTGCGGGTGACCGACGACAACACCGGCCTCGCCAAGGTCAATTCGTCCTCGATCACCAAGACGATCTCGTCGCTGACCTCGGGCAATCCGCAACTGCCGCTGTTCACCGACGGCGGGCAGGCGCTCTACACCGGTGCGATCACGGCGTCGGGTTCGCAGATGACCGGCCTTGCCGGGCGCATCGCCGTGAACACACAGCTGACCACCGACCCGACCAGGATGTCGGTCTACGGCACCTCGCCGGTAACGCCCGCGGGCGACACCACGCGCTCGGATTTTCTCTATTCGCAGCTCACCACTGCGGTGTTCTCATATTCGCCGCAGACCGGCCTCGGCTCGTCGAGCCAGCCGTTCAGCGGCAACGTCTCGAACTACCTCCAGCAGTTCCTGAGTGTCCAGGGCAACGCCGCGACCCAGGCCACCCAGCTCCAGGAGGGCCAGAGCGTCGTGGTCTCGACGCTCCAGGCCAAGTTCAACTCGACCTCCAGCGTCAACCTGGACTCGGAGATGTCGAACCTGATCCAGCTTCAGAATGCCTATGCCGCCAACGCCCACGTGATGTCGGTGGTGCAGAGCATGATGAACACCTTGCTCCAGGCTCAAGGGTAA
- the flbT gene encoding flagellar biosynthesis repressor FlbT — MALKVELRPHERIIVGNCVITNTDQRARLLIEGENVPILRERDILTPETADTPAKLVYLAVQLMYISPDPQTQHGTYFNLVRDIVTAVPSSWPIIEGINNHIMSGDLYRALKDARKLIAYEEKLRDQYEASHPKNDVSSAA, encoded by the coding sequence ATGGCCCTCAAGGTCGAGCTCAGACCGCACGAACGCATCATTGTCGGCAACTGCGTGATTACCAACACCGACCAGCGCGCCCGCCTTCTGATCGAAGGCGAGAACGTGCCGATCCTGCGCGAGCGCGACATCCTCACGCCGGAGACCGCCGACACGCCGGCCAAGCTCGTCTATCTGGCGGTCCAGCTCATGTACATCTCGCCGGATCCGCAGACCCAGCACGGCACCTATTTCAACCTGGTGCGCGATATCGTCACCGCCGTGCCGAGCTCCTGGCCGATCATCGAGGGGATCAACAACCACATCATGAGCGGCGATCTGTACCGGGCCCTCAAGGATGCCCGCAAGCTGATCGCCTATGAAGAGAAGCTCCGGGATCAGTACGAGGCCAGCCATCCCAAGAACGACGTCAGCTCGGCCGCCTGA
- a CDS encoding FAD-dependent oxidoreductase: MNETFTSVSQEEAGFRERARLSFELDADICVIGAGLAGLSIALEAARLGASVALLEGRHIGWNASGNQLGTVMPGFALPLTELIERIGFEDARELWALSKEGAEFVRANATEENMPGIGPSNGVLEVSNVDAGDRLISRLQMLTEYFDTEVEGWQADRVREVLKTDHYFHGVYYPRAFQVDGRKYVHGLAALARRAGARIFEDTPVVSIDHSGIRKRIVTPSARLRATHIVLAGNIHLGAPLKRLSETLLPVWRYAGITAPLGERVHEIIAFKGSVMDSDGVDHFRLVDGDRLMWESPETTWAARPQRFAGAIRRRIRTIFPGLGNVEITDTFGGATGQTVHGMPQIGQLRKGLWVASGFGRQGMNTSAMAGQLIARSILWGDERWRLFSPFELVWAGGTTGRVAGQMVGIWGRASSAAAGSLARYRERARVKEGEREARLAEANRAAGTGPRRPPPGVRPRLARPPTPQAAEGAEPASHDQGVSQ; encoded by the coding sequence ATGAACGAGACTTTCACAAGCGTGTCCCAGGAAGAAGCCGGCTTTCGCGAGCGCGCCCGGCTGTCGTTCGAGCTCGACGCCGACATCTGCGTCATCGGAGCAGGGCTTGCCGGGCTCTCCATCGCGCTCGAGGCGGCCCGGCTCGGGGCCAGCGTCGCCCTGCTCGAGGGCCGCCATATCGGCTGGAACGCCTCCGGCAATCAGCTCGGCACCGTGATGCCGGGCTTTGCGCTGCCGCTCACCGAGCTGATCGAACGCATCGGCTTCGAAGACGCGCGCGAATTGTGGGCGTTGTCGAAGGAGGGCGCCGAGTTCGTCCGCGCCAACGCCACGGAAGAGAACATGCCGGGGATCGGCCCGAGCAATGGCGTGCTGGAGGTCTCCAACGTCGATGCTGGCGACCGGCTGATCAGCCGATTGCAGATGCTCACCGAGTATTTCGACACCGAGGTCGAGGGCTGGCAAGCCGATCGCGTCCGCGAGGTGCTCAAGACCGATCACTACTTCCACGGTGTCTACTATCCCCGGGCATTCCAGGTCGATGGCCGAAAATATGTGCATGGCCTCGCGGCGCTGGCCCGGCGGGCGGGTGCCCGCATCTTCGAGGATACGCCGGTCGTCAGCATCGATCATTCCGGTATCCGCAAGCGCATCGTCACGCCCTCGGCGCGGCTGCGCGCCACCCACATCGTGCTCGCCGGCAACATCCATCTCGGTGCGCCGCTGAAGCGCCTGTCGGAGACGCTGCTGCCGGTCTGGCGCTATGCCGGAATTACCGCGCCGCTCGGTGAGCGCGTGCATGAGATCATCGCCTTCAAGGGATCGGTGATGGATTCCGACGGCGTCGACCATTTCCGCCTCGTCGATGGCGACCGCCTGATGTGGGAAAGCCCGGAGACCACCTGGGCCGCGCGCCCGCAGCGCTTTGCCGGAGCCATCAGGCGCAGGATCCGCACCATCTTTCCCGGTCTCGGCAATGTCGAAATCACTGATACGTTCGGCGGCGCCACCGGCCAGACCGTGCACGGCATGCCGCAGATTGGCCAGTTGCGCAAAGGTCTGTGGGTGGCGAGCGGGTTCGGACGTCAGGGCATGAACACCTCGGCCATGGCCGGACAGCTGATCGCCCGCAGCATCTTGTGGGGCGATGAGCGCTGGCGGCTGTTCTCGCCGTTCGAGCTGGTCTGGGCGGGCGGCACGACCGGGCGGGTCGCGGGCCAGATGGTCGGGATCTGGGGCAGGGCGAGTTCCGCTGCCGCGGGTTCGCTTGCCCGCTATCGCGAGCGGGCGCGGGTCAAGGAGGGGGAACGCGAGGCGCGGCTGGCAGAGGCCAACAGGGCCGCCGGCACTGGTCCGCGCCGTCCGCCGCCCGGTGTTCGACCCCGGCTGGCCCGACCGCCGACGCCGCAAGCGGCTGAGGGCGCGGAACCAGCCTCCCACGACCAGGGCGTCTCTCAATAA
- a CDS encoding flagellar protein, translated as MSISSINYSSSVLGSQIRNINQQLTDLSTQLATGKLSQNYSGMGTNEGFAIASRSQLSNIAAYTDTMTNVNVNINLANTALQALTTIRSTVQTGAANTAQSLNVNGQTVAQNTAAAQFGSMVGVLNTQSGNRYLFSGTAVSTQSVADAGDIINGTTTQSGFKTVMAERQAADLGANGMGRLVQTQPTPSSVQVSEDVAGSPFGLKIAAVSSTLTGATVTGPSGSPVSFSVDLNGTNPSNGDKLSVKFTLPDGTTEQIDLTASTATPTPLGSFAIDAITPTNTASNLNTALNTAIQKLANTSLVAASAIVAGDNFFNTASSAIGAPVNNQAATPAPITGATALSGASPSDSISPGFVAGDSITVNGTTLSFVNSGATGNQLNVTDSIQTLLGKIDSITGTSKPSTIHGGAITINTDDAATLNISSSNTGALGSLGFSSSPVTAQQPPLRVGSSPASSATTLVNGSANTVKWYQGNDSPGSPRSTAVARVDDSITVQYGAQADEDAIRRQLQAVAVFGTFSTSPTGTYSGGQVSALSLRVTQALTQQPGQQHVEDIQTDIAMAQNTMKDASTRQTQAKAQLQTIIDQAESASPDQVASEILSLQNALQASYQTTSNLAQLSLVKFL; from the coding sequence ATGTCGATCAGCAGCATCAACTACTCTTCGTCGGTTCTGGGTTCGCAGATCCGCAACATCAATCAGCAGCTCACCGATCTGTCGACGCAGCTCGCGACGGGCAAGCTGTCGCAGAACTATTCGGGGATGGGAACCAACGAGGGTTTTGCAATCGCCTCACGCTCGCAATTGTCCAACATCGCCGCGTACACGGACACGATGACCAACGTCAACGTCAACATCAACCTCGCCAACACGGCGTTGCAGGCGCTGACGACGATCCGCAGCACCGTGCAGACGGGCGCCGCGAATACGGCGCAGTCCCTCAACGTCAACGGCCAGACCGTCGCGCAGAACACCGCTGCGGCCCAGTTCGGCTCGATGGTCGGCGTTCTCAACACGCAGTCGGGCAACCGCTATCTGTTCTCCGGAACCGCGGTCAGCACGCAGTCGGTCGCGGACGCCGGCGACATCATCAACGGCACCACGACGCAGTCGGGCTTCAAGACCGTCATGGCGGAGCGCCAGGCCGCCGACCTCGGCGCCAACGGGATGGGACGGCTGGTGCAGACGCAGCCGACACCGAGCTCGGTGCAGGTGTCAGAAGACGTCGCCGGATCGCCGTTCGGGCTCAAGATCGCAGCGGTCTCCTCGACGTTGACGGGCGCGACCGTCACCGGCCCGAGCGGCTCGCCGGTGTCGTTCTCGGTCGATCTCAACGGCACCAATCCGAGCAACGGCGACAAGCTGAGCGTCAAGTTCACGCTGCCGGACGGCACGACCGAGCAGATCGACCTGACCGCCTCCACCGCCACGCCGACCCCACTCGGCAGCTTCGCGATCGATGCGATCACCCCGACCAACACCGCCTCGAACCTCAATACGGCGCTGAACACCGCGATTCAGAAGCTCGCCAACACCTCGCTGGTGGCCGCATCCGCCATCGTCGCCGGCGACAATTTCTTCAACACCGCGAGTTCGGCGATCGGCGCGCCCGTCAACAACCAGGCGGCGACGCCTGCGCCCATCACCGGCGCGACCGCGCTGTCCGGGGCGAGCCCTTCGGACTCGATCTCGCCCGGCTTCGTCGCCGGCGACAGCATCACCGTCAACGGCACCACGCTCAGCTTCGTCAATTCAGGCGCGACCGGCAATCAGCTCAACGTCACCGACAGCATCCAGACCCTGCTGGGCAAGATCGACTCGATCACGGGTACGTCGAAGCCGTCGACCATCCATGGCGGCGCGATCACGATCAACACGGACGATGCGGCCACTTTGAACATTTCGAGCTCGAACACGGGGGCGCTGGGTTCGCTCGGTTTCAGCTCGTCTCCGGTCACCGCCCAACAACCGCCACTGCGCGTCGGTTCGTCGCCGGCGAGTTCCGCTACCACCCTGGTGAACGGCTCGGCCAATACCGTGAAATGGTACCAGGGCAATGATAGCCCCGGCTCGCCGCGCTCGACCGCGGTGGCGCGGGTCGACGATTCCATCACCGTACAATATGGCGCGCAGGCCGACGAGGATGCGATCCGGCGGCAGTTGCAGGCGGTCGCCGTGTTCGGCACGTTCTCGACCTCGCCGACCGGGACCTATTCGGGTGGCCAGGTTTCGGCGCTGAGCCTGCGGGTGACGCAGGCGCTGACCCAGCAGCCCGGGCAGCAGCATGTCGAGGATATCCAGACCGACATCGCGATGGCCCAGAACACGATGAAGGATGCGAGCACGCGCCAGACTCAGGCCAAGGCGCAGCTCCAGACCATCATCGACCAAGCGGAGTCGGCCTCCCCGGACCAGGTGGCGAGTGAAATTTTGTCGCTGCAAAACGCGCTCCAGGCGTCCTACCAGACCACCTCGAACCTCGCGCAGCTCTCGCTCGTCAAGTTCCTGTAG
- a CDS encoding flagellar hook-basal body complex protein has protein sequence MGIFDAMNTSVGGLQAQSYALQNISGNIANSSTTGYKGIGTSFVDLIPDSSVPSKQVAGGVTANAKATITTQGTISGSTVATNMAITGDGFFSIQKATGIVDNSPVFSGVTYYTRRGDFQLNANGNLVNGAGYYLMGVTVDPKTGNPQGNVATVLKFQNNFIPAQATTSIQYAANLPTQPNTVASTTAASGSLLAAGGLNPSDFQANPLPVGTPPAPYTNATVSGAAATGNIRSAYSSTTGTGTVPLQNNSSAVASTSTSLDNTVGTHLASSILTALSGQTLTVNGNTITFNGGTTVSTVGSNTTIGLGAGTTATVASILNAIQTAGGAGVTATLSASGNIQISTGTGTDVPVNSGTAATALGISSVTRGGNVLSSPAITGATVLSGSATAGGAEVLSSGFAAGDTITVDGQTLTFMTSGASTANQINITDNITTLLGKIDFLSGASGSSVSSGGVITLNTGTVSNLSVSSSNSAAFAALGFTSTITKNRDGGGTAGTGGVIGNDIATFTKESISGGAVTAYNAAGTPVNLQLRWAKTDSASLGTGHADTWNMFYQTDPNATGTTVGWVNTGQAFTFAADGSLTSPSGSGITINNVSVSGQSLGSVSFNISSGGLTQYASTSGAVTINTITQNGYAAGQLRSVAVNNNGLVVGTFSNGQNLDLAQVSLSHFNGTNYLKALDGGAYAATEQSGPAIDGASGTISGSSLEGSNTDIADEFTKLIVTQQAYSANTKVITTANSMVQDLLNVLR, from the coding sequence ATGGGTATCTTCGATGCAATGAACACCTCGGTGGGTGGCCTGCAGGCGCAGTCCTACGCGCTTCAGAACATTTCCGGCAACATCGCGAACTCATCCACCACCGGCTACAAGGGCATCGGGACCAGCTTCGTCGATCTCATTCCCGACTCCTCTGTGCCGAGCAAGCAGGTCGCGGGCGGCGTGACGGCCAACGCCAAGGCCACCATCACCACGCAGGGCACGATCTCGGGCTCCACCGTCGCCACCAATATGGCGATCACCGGCGACGGCTTCTTCTCGATCCAGAAGGCGACCGGCATCGTCGACAACTCCCCGGTGTTCAGCGGCGTCACTTATTACACGAGGCGCGGCGACTTCCAGCTCAATGCCAACGGCAACCTGGTCAACGGCGCCGGCTATTACCTGATGGGCGTCACGGTCGACCCGAAGACCGGCAACCCGCAGGGCAACGTCGCGACAGTCCTGAAATTCCAGAACAACTTCATCCCGGCGCAGGCGACCACCTCGATCCAGTACGCGGCGAACCTGCCGACCCAGCCGAACACGGTGGCGAGCACCACGGCGGCGAGTGGCTCGCTGCTTGCGGCTGGCGGCCTCAATCCGTCGGACTTCCAGGCCAACCCGTTGCCGGTGGGCACACCGCCCGCGCCCTATACCAACGCGACGGTGTCCGGTGCAGCCGCCACCGGCAACATCCGTTCGGCCTATTCGTCGACGACAGGGACGGGCACGGTTCCGCTCCAGAACAACTCGTCCGCGGTGGCTTCGACGTCCACCTCCCTCGACAACACCGTGGGCACGCATCTCGCCTCCAGCATTCTCACCGCGCTGAGCGGCCAGACGCTGACCGTCAATGGCAACACGATCACCTTCAACGGCGGCACCACCGTCTCGACCGTCGGCAGCAACACCACGATCGGCCTCGGTGCGGGCACAACGGCCACGGTGGCCAGCATCCTGAACGCGATTCAGACCGCCGGCGGCGCCGGCGTCACGGCCACGCTCTCTGCCAGCGGCAACATCCAGATATCGACCGGTACCGGCACCGACGTACCGGTCAACAGCGGCACGGCAGCCACGGCCCTCGGCATCAGCAGCGTAACGCGCGGCGGCAACGTGCTGTCCTCGCCCGCGATCACCGGCGCCACGGTGTTGAGCGGCAGTGCGACCGCCGGCGGCGCCGAGGTGCTCTCGTCGGGCTTCGCGGCTGGCGATACCATCACGGTCGACGGCCAGACGCTGACCTTCATGACTTCGGGCGCGTCGACTGCGAACCAGATCAACATCACCGACAACATCACGACGTTGCTCGGCAAGATCGACTTTCTCTCCGGTGCGTCAGGATCTTCGGTCAGCAGCGGCGGCGTGATCACGCTGAACACGGGCACCGTCTCCAACCTGTCGGTGTCCAGCTCCAACAGCGCGGCTTTCGCCGCGCTCGGCTTCACCTCGACCATCACCAAGAATCGCGACGGTGGCGGCACCGCCGGCACCGGCGGCGTGATCGGCAACGACATCGCCACCTTCACCAAGGAATCGATCAGCGGTGGTGCGGTGACCGCCTACAACGCCGCCGGCACGCCGGTGAACCTGCAGCTGCGCTGGGCCAAGACCGACAGTGCCTCGCTTGGCACCGGCCATGCCGATACCTGGAACATGTTCTACCAGACTGACCCGAATGCGACCGGCACGACGGTCGGCTGGGTCAACACCGGCCAGGCCTTTACCTTTGCCGCCGACGGCTCGCTCACCTCGCCGAGCGGCTCGGGCATCACCATCAACAACGTCAGCGTCAGCGGCCAGTCGCTCGGCTCGGTCTCCTTCAACATCTCCTCGGGCGGGCTGACGCAATATGCCAGCACCAGCGGCGCGGTGACCATCAACACCATCACCCAGAACGGCTACGCCGCCGGTCAGCTCCGCTCGGTCGCCGTCAACAACAACGGCCTCGTGGTCGGCACCTTCTCCAACGGCCAGAACCTCGACCTCGCACAGGTATCGTTGTCGCACTTCAACGGCACCAACTATCTCAAGGCGCTCGATGGCGGCGCTTACGCCGCGACCGAACAGTCGGGGCCTGCGATCGACGGCGCTTCGGGCACCATCAGCGGCTCGTCGCTGGAAGGCTCGAACACTGACATCGCCGACGAATTCACCAAGCTGATCGTGACCCAGCAGGCCTATTCGGCCAACACCAAGGTGATCACGACGGCGAATTCGATGGTGCAGGACCTCTTGAACGTGTTGCGCTGA
- a CDS encoding aspartate aminotransferase family protein — translation MNEIVRKTQPAVTHTSLDPQDWNEFRALAHRMLDETIDSIANVRARPVWQPIPDDVRAAFRIDVPREPTDLAEVYREFSESVAPYATGNVHPGFMGWVHGGGTAVGMLAEMLAAGLNANLGGRDHMPIEVERQIVDWMRGLFGFPEGASGIFVTGTSMANLMAVLVARTSALGTLARQHGIGNDGALLTAYASKAAHGCISRAMDIAGFGTDALRKIEVDADHRIDVSALRAQIAIDREVGFKPFLVTASAGTVDIGAIDDLKAVAALCREEGIWFHVDGAFGALAILSPELAPLLAGIELADSIALDFHKWGQVPYDAGFLLVRDGERHRQAFAQPAAYLRREARGLAAGAVWPCDLGPDLSRGFRALKTWFTLKTFGTERLGGVIARSCALAKYLETRVLAEPRLELLAPVNLNIVCFRYRAADEINREIVADIQESGVAAPSSTTLAGKFAIRAAIVNHRTNETDIDALVSAVLEFGARRAGNGLIEVEAPPLAAQ, via the coding sequence ATGAACGAGATCGTCCGCAAGACGCAACCGGCCGTCACCCATACTTCGCTCGATCCGCAGGACTGGAACGAATTTCGCGCGCTCGCCCATCGCATGCTGGACGAGACCATCGACAGCATTGCCAATGTTCGCGCGCGCCCGGTCTGGCAGCCGATACCCGACGATGTTCGCGCGGCGTTCAGGATTGACGTTCCGCGCGAGCCGACTGATCTGGCCGAGGTCTATCGCGAGTTCTCGGAGAGCGTCGCGCCTTATGCGACCGGCAACGTCCATCCCGGCTTCATGGGCTGGGTGCATGGCGGCGGCACGGCGGTCGGCATGCTAGCGGAAATGCTCGCGGCGGGACTCAACGCCAATCTCGGCGGGCGCGACCATATGCCGATCGAGGTCGAACGCCAGATCGTCGACTGGATGCGCGGTCTTTTCGGCTTTCCGGAGGGCGCGAGCGGCATCTTCGTCACGGGTACCTCGATGGCCAATCTGATGGCGGTGCTGGTGGCGCGTACCAGCGCGCTCGGCACGCTGGCGCGGCAGCACGGCATTGGCAATGACGGCGCGCTGCTCACGGCCTATGCCTCGAAGGCGGCGCACGGTTGCATCTCAAGGGCGATGGACATTGCTGGCTTCGGCACCGATGCGCTGCGCAAGATCGAGGTCGATGCCGATCATCGCATCGATGTCTCTGCGCTACGCGCGCAGATCGCGATCGATCGCGAGGTCGGCTTCAAGCCGTTCCTGGTTACAGCTTCCGCCGGCACGGTCGATATCGGCGCGATCGACGATCTCAAGGCGGTTGCGGCGCTGTGCCGCGAGGAAGGAATCTGGTTTCACGTCGACGGCGCGTTCGGTGCGCTGGCGATCCTCTCGCCCGAGCTCGCGCCGCTACTCGCCGGCATCGAGCTTGCGGATTCGATCGCGCTCGATTTCCATAAATGGGGGCAAGTGCCTTACGATGCCGGCTTCCTGCTGGTGCGCGACGGCGAACGGCACCGGCAGGCCTTTGCGCAGCCGGCAGCTTATCTGCGGCGCGAGGCGAGGGGCCTGGCCGCGGGCGCGGTCTGGCCCTGCGATCTCGGCCCCGATCTGTCGCGCGGTTTCCGCGCGCTGAAGACGTGGTTCACACTGAAGACGTTCGGCACCGAACGGCTGGGCGGGGTGATCGCGCGAAGCTGCGCGCTGGCAAAATATCTGGAGACGCGCGTGCTCGCCGAGCCGCGGCTCGAGTTGCTGGCGCCGGTCAATCTCAACATCGTCTGCTTCCGCTACCGCGCCGCCGACGAGATCAATCGGGAGATCGTCGCCGACATCCAGGAGTCCGGCGTTGCGGCGCCGTCGAGCACGACGCTCGCCGGAAAGTTCGCGATCCGCGCCGCGATCGTCAATCACCGCACGAACGAGACGGACATCGACGCGCTGGTGTCGGCGGTACTGGAGTTTGGCGCGCGGCGGGCCGGCAATGGTCTGATCGAGGTCGAGGCGCCGCCGCTCGCGGCGCAGTGA
- the msrB gene encoding peptide-methionine (R)-S-oxide reductase MsrB yields the protein MFDRRILMTTVAGLFGLSAFRWLRGSPAEAGEKVAEKFEIEKTEAEWRAQLTPQQFEILRKEGTERPGSSPLLKEHRKGIFACAGCDLPLFASDTKFESGTGWPSFYQPIEGNVGKTEDRTYGMLRTEVHCRRCGGHLGHVFDDGPKPTGLRYCIDGFGLVFHPAAPSAT from the coding sequence ATGTTTGATCGCCGCATCCTGATGACGACCGTCGCCGGCTTGTTCGGCCTTTCGGCCTTCCGCTGGCTGAGAGGATCCCCGGCCGAGGCTGGCGAGAAGGTCGCGGAGAAATTCGAGATCGAGAAGACGGAGGCCGAGTGGCGCGCCCAGCTCACGCCGCAGCAATTTGAGATCCTGCGAAAAGAGGGCACCGAGCGGCCCGGCTCCAGCCCGCTGCTCAAGGAGCACCGCAAGGGCATCTTTGCCTGCGCCGGCTGCGACCTGCCGCTGTTCGCTTCCGACACCAAGTTCGAGAGCGGCACGGGCTGGCCAAGCTTCTACCAGCCGATCGAGGGCAATGTCGGCAAGACCGAGGACCGCACCTACGGCATGCTCCGTACCGAGGTGCATTGCCGCCGCTGCGGCGGCCATCTCGGCCATGTCTTCGATGATGGCCCAAAGCCGACCGGATTGCGCTACTGCATCGACGGTTTCGGGCTGGTCTTCCACCCGGCGGCGCCATCCGCTACGTGA